The following DNA comes from Nothobranchius furzeri strain GRZ-AD chromosome 19, NfurGRZ-RIMD1, whole genome shotgun sequence.
CGGTCTGGAAGAGAACCCTCGCCACCTCCTCAGAGTGCTCACGGCGTTTGACTCCAGAGCGCCGGTCGCCGTGGTTTCATCATCGGGTCAGCTTAGAATTCACTTCTATGCTGACAAGATTAATGCTGCCAGAGGCTTCAACGTCACCTATCAGGTGAGTTTGATGGTCTGAAGCTGGATAGGGttttcacggtgtgaaaatttatcctcacagttattgtgaccaaaacggttttcggtattgttgcggtattttttttaaagtcttacattttcagacaactacataaaccctgtatatcaggaataatattgtcctcagtttgtgtctaaattttgcctaaaatgtgttattttgtaattatgttgttaatttgtttacattttccccctttagtctttaaaataccaatatttgcccataacttcttattttatgtctgtttgatgtcgtcatttaaaaaatattagatcagatgatactcagtactcaagtagtcttttaatcagatacttttttacctttACTTGAGTACTTAGTAGTATTTACTTgagtaatcaatttccctctgggattaataaagtatttttgaattgaattgaattaataaaccctatatcagaaaaacattgtcctcggtttgtgtctgtAATGAAATGAAGgttattacattttaattaatgagccataaggcgtgggattccataggaaatatagaATCCACCTTACGGTtcgagggttatttaaaccagaagattggatctttttactgcagagatcatgtaaccgttacgtattcactcagagacgacagaatagagagagtcaagtttaaaagttaagaattttattactaacaaattaaactagactgactttaaaactaaatgtatagtgtaactaaaatggatgagacggtgaatggatgatgtgtgctgtaaatcagaaccagcaaatccgaagaagcgattagttctgacgggaactgaaggtgttgttttgcattaagctttggttagcttcaggaaaagcatgagacaccatttgccggtctacctttGCCTTCGGTGGAAGTCCCCTGTAGATCAGGtatatcgaggtccagtgaaccctctctggaaaccgagctggtagaagaagtcgcggttccgatcaaacccgtcttgagttacttctGGCACATGACActtttattggcgtctggtcagacccaagcctgggtcggtggatggagcttttattctgaaaggagctgttgttgccgctggttgttatagcgaatggatttttcagcttgtcgttgtttgtttcggttaaagagtaaaagatcggattggccactccgtcactcactctggaacgctttgaactggcgttagagctgacgtggcgtagttttatacctcggatgttatggtttattgtcgaatgaaaattaccaaacaccgtcagcaGCACGCCTCCGTCAGTTTCTGATTGGGTCAGTGAAAGGGATGTGTTATGTCCTTTTAACACTacatgaaatgagtcctgttggagtccttaaagtcacagtacttattatttctctaggatcataataaagttattaatattttgatttcagaaaTCGGTCACATTTTAttcattgactaacactttgatggattagctttattaaaatagagttctttgattaattaaaagaaaagagttcatgcttcattcttctgttgagctgaaaataagcaggttagaaggagtgcatgagaccttgagactatctctcatgcagactagttctgagcAAAGAAGATAAAATAAGAGTCATTTGTTCCGTTacatgtccttccagtgagctttgcagatgtgggaaaatgtcatcaggcagtaatcattgttaaattcataattattctcggagagagaccaactcttatctgcccctgggagccccgtaatgcatagcgtcatttcaacatgggggtgtccacgacacggtttatatgcaggtagcggtgctgcggctgctttatgtagcgactcgttgcattctccctcaacccaaatcctcgaatcacgcattttagctaaaacgctaacgttagcttgccttgcgttgactgtagagttgtgggtgatggtcacgcagatgtgtcatgagattgaagcgttgctgcctttcacagacactttttctgcacgtgctgcaaacaggatagccgtcttctatcaactgtccctcggcattcttcacatatccaaaagatgcccgtacttcccactttgtcttctttgagggataataaatgtcctcctgagcgctgccgtctcctcctttggccattatttcagctttagcttcaagaaagttttggttgtaaacaacaaagtgcgcatgtgctgccggcaacttcagcagatgatacggtggctggtaagggtcaccgcagccacggtagtccaccgagatcattttttttaaacaatacagttattattattgtcaacttttttactggggtttacccctacaccggttaccgtgacaaccctaaagctGGAGATGTTCTGTTCAGATTTCATTCACCTAAGACGAGTGTGTTAGTTGGTTCTGTTAAACCCATTTTTGCGGCTGTGTTCCTTAGGTGGACGGGTTCTGCCTGCCCTGGGAGGTTCCCTGTGGAGGGAACTGGGGCTGTTACACGGAGCAGCAGCGGTGCGACGGGTACTGGCACTGTCCCAATGGTCGGGACGAGCTGAACTGTTCCTCCTGTCAGGAGGACGAGTTCCCTTGTTCCAGAAACGGAGCCTGCTACCCTCGATCAGACCGCTGCAACTACCAGAACCGCTGCCCCAATGGTTCTGATGAGAAGAACTGCTTCTTTTGCCAGCCTGGAAACTTCCACTGCAAGGTTTGACACTCTGAGTGTTAGAAAACCAGAAACCAGATCTAAACATTTCCAGTATGATCTTGCTGTGACCACATTGTGTTGCACCTGTAACTCGTACAACGCCGACTGAAATAGaagattcagtttatttataccaaCAATCCTAAAAATACCAGTAAAAAAAACCTTTGACCGCTTTATGTCTGCAGAATAACCGCTGCGTGTTTGAGTCGTGGGTTTGCGACGCTCAGGATGACTGCGGCGACGGCAGCGATGAGGAGAGTTGTCCCATCATCGTTCCCACCAGAGTAATAACAGCCGCCGTCATCGGCAGCCTCATCTGTGGCCTCCTATTGGTCATCGCCCTTGGCTGCACCTGCAAGCTCTACTCACTGCGCATGTTTGAACGGCGGTGAGGATCACGGAGACTGACTGTTCTTTTCTTCCCATTGTGGTTCggtttttgtgagtttgaaaggtTCTGTCGTATCGTTTCAGCTCGTTTGAGACTCAGCTTTCCAGAGTGGAGGCGGAGCTGCTTAGGAGGGAGGCCCCGCCTTCTTATGGTCAGCTAATTGCACAAGGACTGATCCCACCGGTTGAGGATTTTCCGGTGTGTTCTGGGAGCCAGGTACAGATAAAGGCCTTTGTAAttaaaagcaaaaaacaaaagcagatCTAGAACCAGATGTGTGACATATTTCATGGTCTCTGTCCTCAGGCATCAGTTCTGGAGAACCTTCGCCTGGCAGTTCGGTCACAACTTGGCTTCACCTCCCTCCGACTCCCCTCCTCTGGTCATCATAGCAACCTGTGGCGCAGACTCTTCACCTTTTCACGATCTCGCCGCTCGGGCTCTTTGGCCCTTGTTTCTGCTGACTTGGAGGACAGCTCTGGTACCGGGAGCACTGGGAGTTCTGGCTCAGATCTATTGTCTCCAGACTCTGATGACACGGACACAGAAGGGGAGCGAGGGAGGGAGCGAGGTGTGGGTGCAGTGGGTGGGCCTGTTGCCCCCCTCCCTCAGAAAACACCGCCCTCCTCTGCCGTAGAAGCTGTTGTATCAGTGGCAGCATCAGCCAACCCCACGCCAAGCCGAGAGCGAGGCCGAGACCGGCCCAGAGAGGTTCCACCCCCCTCCAGCCCTGTCGCCGTGGTGACTTCCAGTGCAGTTCCTGTATGTAACAGTGATGCTTCAGAACTCCTGGCTCCTCCTCCTTCTGTGTTGCAGCGTCTGGCCAAAAACCTTCACCGCTTTGCTAGAAACCTGACCCGAACTAACCAGAACCAGCAGAACCAAACCTGGACCAATCACAGCCCACTTCGCCAGCTGGAGACAGGAAGAAGTGGTGCTGATGCTGTTGAGCGAAGAGTGAGCagagaagaagaggaagatgtAGAGCTTCTCATCCCTGCCTCCGACTCTGATTCGTCCTCCTCTTCATCGCTGATGAGTGACACACAACAGCCTCTACTGGAGCCACACCCCTCCTCCACCACGGGCCTCGCCCCCCATCATCACCGTGGGAGCAGTGGTCGAGGAGGGCGCGATGGTACTTGTGAACACTGTGGGATGGTCCACACCGCTCAGATCCCTGACGCCTGCCTCGAGGCCATCGGCAAGACGGAGAGCAGCGATGATGAGCTGCTACTGCTCTGCTAACAGGCTAGCCCGCCAGCTAACATGCTGCCACATGCGTCACTTTTCTCATTTAGCTGATCACCATCATAACTGATCCACTAACAACTCTACCAAACAGGTTAACAAACACACCTACTGTTGGCTTACCCACTCATTTACTTCTTTAGTCTGGATTTAAATTTTCCTCACTGGCTAAACCTTAAGCCAACATGCTAACTGACATTATTTATAACAAACTAGTTAATGCTACAAATACTAGCTTGACCTAGCATCTCACATAGCTATGGACTTTCCTAACACCCCCACATTGGCCTAGCTAACTTACGTCAGGCTTGTGTTAGCATGCTAGCTGGATTAAAGGTTAGTTCTCAGTGATGTTGAGGACAGAAGAACCAGAGACTGGGGTGTGACGTCACCGATTTCTGTTGGTACGACCACGATAACCTTTTCTTGTTTACCTGGTCCGTCTGTTTACCCTCCTCCGCCGTGCGGGTTGGCGTTCTGATCATCGGTACGACTTTAGACAGATTCCTGACAGAACAGACTGGTGTTTCCATCGTGGATGAGAACATGACATTTTTATTAGGAGCCGTCTGACCCGTGGATGTGTCGGAAGGAGCTCCTGGTCAGGTGGAAAATTCTTAAAAGAGCCCTCCATTTTTAAGGCTGCTGGTTGAGTGTTGATTGGAAAAAGAGAGAATGACGAGGATCATGTGACCTGTTTTtaatgttgttattattattattaggttgCCAGCAAGGCTTTTTGAAGTCGAAACATCCGTGTCTGAAAATTTTATGGTCTCTATATTCAGCTGTTGCAGAATTTCGTGTAACTTCTTGCTTCCTCAGATCATTTTAACCATCCAGTGTTTCAAATATTTTATTTATCTTTAAGATAAAAGTCACCAAATTTATCACCTTTCCCAAGTTAACGCGCAGCGTTACACCTTTTATCAGTGACAAATGCAAAGCACAACAAAAACGTTCATTTAGAACAAAATTGTCGGTACTTTGAATTGATCCTACACTGAACCATGTTTTTATGACGGGTACTGGCAACATCCCCAGGTCACATGACCTTTGTCATGCTGTTGGAGCAGTTTCCGTTTTTCTAAGTAattgagaatttttttttttttttttttttactgttgagTGGCCTGCATTACCATTTCTACTTGTTGATGTAAGATGAGATTCCAGATGATGAAAGGTGTCATGATTGAAGTCTGTGAAAGGTCGTGTACGTATTATAATCAGGACCAAAAGTCGATGGGCAGTATTAGATACAGTTGGAATATAAACACCTTATTCTTATTTTGTTGGTCCTTCTTTTCCTTCCCAGACTGAAGCCATTCAGATTTCTGTGTTTCTGATCTTTGTTACTGTTTTCGGTACTCCGATGaccttgtgtgagtgtgtatatttattattattattattattaatattactatGGTTATTGTTAATTTGCTGTTGTGTAGTTGTTTTTCTGACCTGCATGATTCGATTTGTTTGGTGTTTTTCTTTGAGTCTGTAAAGCTAAAACCTGATAAACTGCACTAAAGATTAAAGGTTCACATTAAGTGAGTTGACATGATGCTAAGGTTTAATCTCCTTTATGGTGTCACGTTTTCATCCACTACagcagtagcctagtgaactagaccaaattcttgctttgcaaagtttggtctagacatgctccattggaacctcagcagctcctaccaggactctggctagccaatcacaactctctagaggggtttcaaacacataaagagctgtgattggtccataatggtgggccaatcatagtgctctatctgcttagtgaacaaatcacagagctttatccgctttgtgggccaatcagggcactctatatgcctggtgggtgggatgatgcaacagagtgaaacaagagtatgtcacattcattgtccagtggaatgcggagatcatttgaaagacaacggtagaacctgccccacaaccgagagccgtcaatggagcatggccagactaaataatacatttatttagtctggcttgccaggctactacagcagtccacatgaacaaaattatGTTCAAGCTTTGGCGCCATCTGTTGGTGAGGTAAGATAACTGCTTTATTCCAAAGAAACAAACGAGTTTTAaacgtttaaaaaatgaaaaacaaattttaatgtttttaatgtgcaggctgaatatgaaaataatctacacctatctcctgcaatagatggtgaaactctaggatttgaaaaggctggcagatctacgtcacactgtcacttaacatttatggactcagccatCTTGGCACTTCCTACAGTCTttgctcacgacagggaaggctgtagttggtttagtgtccaggaaacggcagagaacgtttcggctagtagaagcgattctttggcattagcaactccaccactcaaCAGAACACTTTcagttttgtgttatttgtggagataaaacatcaatgttgcaaagtagAGTCAGTGTTAGAGTagagttgctgttatccaatcagaggtgagatatctaaatatcaggaaataagactaaatcctgtctgaagctactttctccttctGCTTCATGGCCACAACTGTTTATTGTGCTGGTAGCTCATATAAAGCAACTTAGCTAACagctttttcagttcactgaATGTCAATAAAATTACAAgaagaatttagctttttttgttggcatcatggcagagcttaAGTAAAAGTGAGAGAGTAATGTTTTTGGAGGCAAACCAAAGAGCTTAAACCAGAGTGCACTTTAGCGTGGCCTACAGTTATTTGTGGGAGGCTACGTAACCacagactgatgatgacctggctttgttgcttctgGACTTGTAACACATTTTTGTCCAAGAGGTAATCTTTTTACTTAATAGCATATTTAGTATCATTTTGCTTGTGTTAGCGTAGCTTGTTGTAAATGTTAGTGCAAACTACAGTTAGCGTAACATGTTAGCACTAGCAACAGCAGGGTGTGGCTGTTTTCATTCCGCTTTAAACCAGTAAGAGGGAGAAGTGG
Coding sequences within:
- the lrp12 gene encoding low-density lipoprotein receptor-related protein 12 encodes the protein MDLRSDCRQSVVYLLILTGCIAASQRNDNVYVSGFSNACGDVAELLRASSGVITSPGWPFQYPARLNCSWNIRARPGDSVTISFQDFDLQASHHCTSDWMSISSYRGLDGLRVCGSSLPSPYISSQDHVWIHFHSDDDLTGKGFRLSYITGKPEASSCDVDQFHCSNGKCIPDWWRCNSMDECGDNSDEELCVDSPFSFQPCNLNQFPCLSRYTRIYTCLPHSLRCDGSIDCQDLGDEIDCDVPTCGEWLRNFYGSFSSPNYPDFYPPGSNCTWLIDTGDHRKVILRFTDFKLDGTGYGDYVKVYDGLEENPRHLLRVLTAFDSRAPVAVVSSSGQLRIHFYADKINAARGFNVTYQVDGFCLPWEVPCGGNWGCYTEQQRCDGYWHCPNGRDELNCSSCQEDEFPCSRNGACYPRSDRCNYQNRCPNGSDEKNCFFCQPGNFHCKNNRCVFESWVCDAQDDCGDGSDEESCPIIVPTRVITAAVIGSLICGLLLVIALGCTCKLYSLRMFERRSFETQLSRVEAELLRREAPPSYGQLIAQGLIPPVEDFPVCSGSQASVLENLRLAVRSQLGFTSLRLPSSGHHSNLWRRLFTFSRSRRSGSLALVSADLEDSSGTGSTGSSGSDLLSPDSDDTDTEGERGRERGVGAVGGPVAPLPQKTPPSSAVEAVVSVAASANPTPSRERGRDRPREVPPPSSPVAVVTSSAVPVCNSDASELLAPPPSVLQRLAKNLHRFARNLTRTNQNQQNQTWTNHSPLRQLETGRSGADAVERRVSREEEEDVELLIPASDSDSSSSSSLMSDTQQPLLEPHPSSTTGLAPHHHRGSSGRGGRDGTCEHCGMVHTAQIPDACLEAIGKTESSDDELLLLC